A stretch of Lathyrus oleraceus cultivar Zhongwan6 chromosome 6, CAAS_Psat_ZW6_1.0, whole genome shotgun sequence DNA encodes these proteins:
- the LOC127093257 gene encoding peroxisome biogenesis protein 12 isoform X1: MLFQVGGQGSRPTFFEMAAADQLPRSLRAALTYSIGVLALRTPFLHKLLDYEDESFSLLMLVLEAHSLRTTDASFSESLYGLRRRPVNIKLNNDSDAAATTTTSQLRRRQKLVSLVFLVVLPYLKSKLHSIYNKEREARIQASLWGDENESYDFEQNSLVSTSTLDARASVTTRITKRFQKIVGICYPLLHAGTEGFQFAYQMLYLLDATGYYSLALHALGIHVCRASGQELMDASSRISKIRSRERERLRGPQWVKTLQGALLSCTYTVLDYAQTGLIAAVFFFKMMEWWYQSAEERMSAPTVYPPPPPPPPPKVAKEGVQLPPDRTVCPLCLQKRVNPSVITVSGFVFCYACVFKFVTQYKRCPATMMPATVDQIRRLFHDV, encoded by the exons ATGTTGTTTCAGGTAGGCGGACAAGGCAGTCGGCCGACGTTCTTCGAGATGGCGGCCGCCGATCAGCTTCCGCGAAGTCTTCGCGCCGCTCTGACATACTCAATCGGTGTTTTAGCATTACGAACACCTTTCCTTCATAAATTACTAGATTACGAAGACGAATCTTTCTCCTTACTCATGCTCGTTCTCGAAGCTCACAGTTTACGAACAACAG ATGCTTCTTTTTCCGAATCTCTCTATGGTCTCCGAAGAAGACCGGTAAATATCAAACTCAATAACGATAGTGATGCTGCTGCTACTACTACTACTTCACAGTTACGCAGACGCCAAAAGCTTGTTTCTCTTGTCTTTTTG GTTGTGTTGCCGTATTTGAAATCGAAGCTGCATTCAATCTACAATAAAGAAAGGGAAGCAAGGATTCAAGCCAGTCTTTGGGGAGATGAAAACGAATCATATGATTTTGAACAGAATTCTCTGGTGTCCACGTCAACCTTGGATGCTCGTGCCTCCGTTACAACACGCATCACAAAGAGATTTCAGAAAATTGTCGGAATTTGTTACCCCTTGTTACATGCTGGTACCGAGG GATTCCAGTTCGCATACCAAATGTTATACCTATTGGATGCTACTGGTTACTACTCACTAGCGCTGCACGCACTTGGGATTCACGTGTGCCGAGCCAGTGGACAAGAGCTG ATGGACGCCTCTTCAAGAATTTCTAAGATACGTAGCCGTGAACGTGAGAGACTCCGTGGTCCTCAATGGGTAAAG ACATTACAGGGAGCATTGCTCAGCTGTACATACACTGTACTTGACTATGCCCAAACCGGTTTGATTGCAGCAGTTTTCTTCTTTAAA ATGATGGAATGGTGGTATcaatctgctgaggaaagaaTGTCGGCTCCAACTGTATATCCTCCTCCCCCTCCTCCTCCACCACCAAAG GTAGCCAAAGAAGGGGTACAGTTACCGCCAGACAGAACAGTTTGCCCCCTGTGCTTGCAGAAGCGCGTAAATCCATCTGTAATTACGGTTTCAGGTTTCGTCTTCTGCTATGCCTGTGTATTCAAGTTTGTTACTCAG TATAAGCGTTGCCCAGCAACGATGATGCCTGCAACAGTTGACCAGATAAGGAGACTCTTTCATGATGTATAG
- the LOC127093257 gene encoding peroxisome biogenesis protein 12 isoform X2, with amino-acid sequence MLFQVGGQGSRPTFFEMAAADQLPRSLRAALTYSIGVLALRTPFLHKLLDYEDESFSLLMLVLEAHSLRTTDASFSESLYGLRRRPVNIKLNNDSDAAATTTTSQLRRRQKLVSLVFLVVLPYLKSKLHSIYNKEREARIQASLWGDENESYDFEQNSLVSTSTLDARASVTTRITKRFQKIVGICYPLLHAGTEGFQFAYQMLYLLDATGYYSLALHALGIHVCRASGQELMDASSRISKIRSRERERLRGPQWVKTLQGALLSCTYTVLDYAQTGLIAAVFFFKVAKEGVQLPPDRTVCPLCLQKRVNPSVITVSGFVFCYACVFKFVTQYKRCPATMMPATVDQIRRLFHDV; translated from the exons ATGTTGTTTCAGGTAGGCGGACAAGGCAGTCGGCCGACGTTCTTCGAGATGGCGGCCGCCGATCAGCTTCCGCGAAGTCTTCGCGCCGCTCTGACATACTCAATCGGTGTTTTAGCATTACGAACACCTTTCCTTCATAAATTACTAGATTACGAAGACGAATCTTTCTCCTTACTCATGCTCGTTCTCGAAGCTCACAGTTTACGAACAACAG ATGCTTCTTTTTCCGAATCTCTCTATGGTCTCCGAAGAAGACCGGTAAATATCAAACTCAATAACGATAGTGATGCTGCTGCTACTACTACTACTTCACAGTTACGCAGACGCCAAAAGCTTGTTTCTCTTGTCTTTTTG GTTGTGTTGCCGTATTTGAAATCGAAGCTGCATTCAATCTACAATAAAGAAAGGGAAGCAAGGATTCAAGCCAGTCTTTGGGGAGATGAAAACGAATCATATGATTTTGAACAGAATTCTCTGGTGTCCACGTCAACCTTGGATGCTCGTGCCTCCGTTACAACACGCATCACAAAGAGATTTCAGAAAATTGTCGGAATTTGTTACCCCTTGTTACATGCTGGTACCGAGG GATTCCAGTTCGCATACCAAATGTTATACCTATTGGATGCTACTGGTTACTACTCACTAGCGCTGCACGCACTTGGGATTCACGTGTGCCGAGCCAGTGGACAAGAGCTG ATGGACGCCTCTTCAAGAATTTCTAAGATACGTAGCCGTGAACGTGAGAGACTCCGTGGTCCTCAATGGGTAAAG ACATTACAGGGAGCATTGCTCAGCTGTACATACACTGTACTTGACTATGCCCAAACCGGTTTGATTGCAGCAGTTTTCTTCTTTAAA GTAGCCAAAGAAGGGGTACAGTTACCGCCAGACAGAACAGTTTGCCCCCTGTGCTTGCAGAAGCGCGTAAATCCATCTGTAATTACGGTTTCAGGTTTCGTCTTCTGCTATGCCTGTGTATTCAAGTTTGTTACTCAG TATAAGCGTTGCCCAGCAACGATGATGCCTGCAACAGTTGACCAGATAAGGAGACTCTTTCATGATGTATAG